In the genome of Oncorhynchus mykiss isolate Arlee chromosome 18, USDA_OmykA_1.1, whole genome shotgun sequence, one region contains:
- the LOC110496816 gene encoding protein capicua homolog isoform X2 has product MKPIKKQGRRSPPSTRAKGGKRRGTGDSGEKRDSDENRDRSPKRQTSPQTSSHSESSQEESVTLTTMATPEREGHREGPRLPETAAAAAGSLPGKSEDSLPGSVKSLSAHSTDSSSSATSAANSPNPSSNRKTATFKARVPKKKYTSEHCAAAAAAAANHGSPGNIGAPPLNRNSAHSDSNAGSQLSSLSSGPGSAVREGGSLTDINSQTRRPVEDYITIIAPPQDRDNTPGPPPTGDRDRRGPEGGREISPSPVRCSSTDTASEHDLDVSEPHRSNSHHANPTPEAHTLALVQRSTPQTPTPQSLSDALADALAKGLKNQRVLARQARRRTGKGEEENGGGGRESMDSVFRAGVVRRVSGEHGSLEVQLNGEKELYRYPFREGAQGPVDIIMDAPPPGSQAVPIGTPVCVPFGGNEDGGTTEAQRQWYREGLVTQVDSHPAVSYPYRVLLEDRVPPGDEEGDGRVGTPTAVWVSRQSLRLLVPPWDLDLGPCGGGREESDAAAKRGREREREKEDRDEIEVEQELCRLSRGMGLSATVAGSVLGRLSYPGTAPASSSSSTVSSPVTPASVLSLVPGRDWEREKDLVERERELQRKQERDNRERAKQHHHFMPLTPEEDIEVSHFSMVPMGAAGGAVNTGTLAVSQHRHILSKPPPGYLSPHLSVVRSLGGTPLVGPHLALNPHPPPSPTVLLGLESGALAAGAAVIATPQLPPLSSSSSRGSLDKPPSSNSNSHGASGGGGGSCSGSTSSSRSRTPLTAAQQKYKKGDVVCTPTGIRKKFNGKQWRRLCSREGCSKESQRRGYCSRHLSMRTKEMEASGGGRDRGGASSTGTLTPSDLRLGGGRTSSEFDWDNTSRDSSEASSRGGDSRPRLVLPSLLPQDLSRFDFDECEAATMLVSLGSSRSGTPSFSPISNQSPFSPTPSPSPSPLFVFRPATFSPITAPPSLTPRRHRHLSGTKVGTPGSERERHLTGIVPTFQTNLTFTVPMSPSKRKLDALPPPLPLSAQDYSKPDQQLGENIGLSPAAFRVLSPQSQPTTPSSLSFPRPRSATSRPPSSAASTPPPMLVSPTPPSPLPQDPSPRRVVPLRDSPVIVRNPDVPLAKFTDGPLVRRGGGGRSSREHSQPLHLATGLQAPVPINGAATNGAVLLRNPASTLVLVTSSQSLTPAVAGHPAHSSPTLSGGSASISSTGSALSSSGSGGREWERKPGGHQDAIGGALPQPVACHPSPTALLPLILPAESPHPAPRKDIIIGRPGTVWTNVEPRSVPVFPWHSLVPFLEPSQSSAAAQPADGQQLVNQSKEPRCGVAVVSDGWVGPPDAEQGSPSRPPPSSNDNDPPAGRAERGGADSETESDADDPFFPGVANDPAPSTGPIKRRTQSLSALPKDGDRKREKDHIRRPMNAFMIFSKRHRALVHQRHPNQDNRTVSKILGEWWYALGPKEKQKYHDLAFQVKEAHFKAHPDWKWCNKDRRKSISEGRETPGAKEARERSMSESTEPESVSQGMEAKGVAGPDWPGGSESHAGAYSGQLPRPRAFSQSAVHSLERRERARDVEKLCRDGAGSFRSRPPTLSLTQCGASEDVTSDEERMVICEEEGDDDVMEDSCPEGSIDLKCKERVTDSDEDEPDGQRVFQPVVRSSLPYATSTSHADSHSDSTKGNTGGSTGESSERKRKRGMEGGEEGSGESKRGGGGGQVPSNSIPGSVPFTSTAALGYGLTQVLGAVRMAPTMVTNVVCPIASTPIPITSKPMEGPIALSALPGEKKATLLIGGPGAVGGPNTAGAQAQSPVLQSKMLVPMATVRTGSTPPQPISHVAPPLPVQNGALPGNKIIHIAPMTMVQTNVHPAGAVHAGSPFPVSMATATVMTPGIKPPQTVLLTSPPTRITYVQSSTGVVSTATVQAPLSPGPAYLPSSLTSLGFTAIAPAGQALMQPLVAGQPPLLAPALSPGAPGTGRQLLTAIYPAPSITLASGVVAMTSVPPNLAQEVSGQSSASAVGVQGSKDVTRSLEEGMPHLTAELEQKSQVEGQAQRKNKAQIKKENTTEDVEAYSKPGANSMAMSSSNIPTGSEEDGGRASHMKEENTDDDRDYARGNGEREREIKKESGTPEPEESREAEDWPHEGHNKGDSGNGGHSKEAGPREPLHPTTGLDPPPPPPQTDRDTPPSAKKTKFRPPPLKKPSDAIEKVLSGSYFEERFAELPEFRPEEVLPSPTLQSLATSPRAILGSYRKKRRNSTDLDSSAEDPSSPRRKAAARSRLSSCSSEPNTPKSEVKCEGDIFTFDRAGAESEDVLGEMDKVPYSSLRRTLDQRRALVMQLFQEHGFFPSAQATAAFQARYSDTFPTKLCLQLKIREVRQKIMQTATPGTPGISEPGGSTTGVMGSTDSASAAIGSSNTNTRDGTGTEPGERGRSPEEPRNVGKL; this is encoded by the exons ATGAAGCCGATTAAAAAGCAAGGAAGGCGCTCGCCCCCGTCGACCCGAGCCAAAGGGGGGAAGAGAcgggggacaggggacagtggagagaaaagagactCGGACGAGAACAGAGACCGATCCCCCAAAAGACAGACCTCACCCCAAACCTCATCTCACTCAGAGTCTTCTCAGGAGGAGTCGGTGACACTCACAACGATGGCCACGCCAGAGAGGGAGGGCCACAGAGAGGGGCCCCGGCTCCCAGAGACAGCGGCCGCAGCAGCAGGGTCCCTCCCTGGGAAGTCGGAGGACTCCCTCCCGGGGAGCGTCAAATCGCTGAGCGcccacagcacagacagcagcagcagcgccACCAGCGCTGCCAACAGCCCCAACCCCTCGTCCAACCGCAAGACGGCCACCTTCAAGGCCCGCGTCCCCAAGAAGAAGTACACCTCTGAGCACTGTGCTGCCGCCGCCGCTGCCGCCGCCAACCACGGAAGCCCCGGCAACATCGGCGCGCCTCCACTGAACAGAAATAGTGCTCACAGTGACAGTAACGCCGGAAGTCAGTTGTCGAGCTTGTCTTCGGGGCCCGGGTCGGCGGTGAGGGAGGGCGGTTCGCTCACTGACATCAACAGTCAGACCAGGAGACCAGTGGAGGACTACATTACCATTATAGCTCCACCACAGGACAGGGACAACACACCTGGACCCCCTCccacaggggacagagacaggagaggcccagagggaggaagagaaatcTCCCCCAGCCCTGTCCGCTGCTCCTCTACAGACACGGCCAGCGAACACGACCTGGACGTGAGCGAGCCACACCGCTCCAACTCTCACCACGCCAACCCCACCCCCGAAGCACACACCCTGGCCCTGGTGCAACGTAGCACCCCGCAAACTCCGACCCCACAGAGCCTGTCGGACGCGCTAGCCGACGCCCTGGCCAAAGGTCTGAAGAACCAGCGGGTGCTAGCCAGGCAGGCTCGGAGGAGGACTggaaagggggaagaggagaacggaggaggggggagggagagcatGGACTCAGTGTTCAGAGCGGGCGTGGTGCGGCGGGTGAGCGGCGAGCACGGCAGCCTGGAGGTGCAGCTGAATGGTGAGAAGGAGCTTTACCGCTACCCGTTCCGTGAGGGCGCCCAGGGACCCGTGGACATTATCATGGACGCCCCACCGCCCGGCTCCCAAGCCGTCCCCATCGGCACCCCTGTGTGCGTGCCCTTTGGAGGCAACGAGGACGGAGGCACCACAGAGGCCCAGCGCCAGTGGTACCGAGAGGGCCTGGTCACCCAGGTGGACTCCCACCCGGCTGTGTCCTACCCCTATAGAGTGTTGTTAGAGGATAGAGTGCCCCCAGGGGATGAGGAAGGGGATGGCAGGGTGGGCACTCCGACCGCTGTGTGGGTGTCCCGTCAGAGCCTCCGCCTGCTGGTGCCCCCCTGGGACTTGGACCTGGGACCCTGTGGAGGGGGGCGAGAGGAAAGCGATGCCGCCGccaagagagggcgagagagggagagagaaaaagaggacagGGATGAGATAGAGGTGGAGCAGGAGCTGTGTCGCCTCAGCCGTGGGATGGGGCTCAGCGCGACTGTGGCTGGGTCCGTGTTGGGGAGGCTTTCATACCCTGGAACGGCCCCCGCCTCCTCGTCTTCCTCCACTGTGAGCTCCCCCGTCACCCCCGCCTCGGTGCTGAGTCTGGTGCCCGgaagagactgggagcgagagaaggacctggtggagagagagcgggagctcCAGAGGAAACAAGAGAGAGATAACCGAGAGAGGGCCAAGCAGCACCACCACTTCATGCCCCTGACCCCCGAGGAGGACATAGAGGTGTCCCACTTCAGCATGGTGCCCATGGGGGCGGCGGGGGGGGCGGTCAACACAGGCACACTGGCGGTGTCCCAACACAGGCACATACTCTCCAAGCCGCCCCCGGGCTACCTCAGCCCCCACCTGTCCGTGGTCCGGAGCCTCGGAGGCACCCCACTGGTGGGCCCCCACCTGGCCctcaacccccacccccctccctcccccacggTGCTACTGGGGCTTGAGTCGGGAGCGCTGGCAGCAGGGGCGGCCGTCATCGCCACCCCTCagctccctcctctgtcctcctcatcctcccgcGGCTCCCTGGATAAGCCGCCCTCTTCAAACTCCAACTCCCACGGCGcatctggagggggtggaggcTCGTGCTCGGGTTCGACTTCCTCGTCGCGCTCTCGCACCCCGCTCACGGCGGCCCAGCAGAAGTACAAGAAGGGCGACGTGGTGTGTACCCCCACGGGCATCCGCAAGAAGTTCAACGGCAAGCAGTGGAGGAGGCTGTGCTCCAGAGAGGGCTGCTCTAAGGAGTCCCAGAGAAGAGGCTACTGCTCGCGTCATCTCTCCATGAGAACTAAAGAGATGGAGGCCAGCGGAGGGGGCAGAGACCGTGGCGGGGCCAGCAGTACGGGCACCCTAACCCCGTCAGACCTGAGGCTGGGCGGCGGCCGGACCAGTTCAGAGTTCGACTGGGACAACACGTCGCGAGACAGCAGCGAAGCGAGCAGTAGGGGAGGGGATTCACGACCCCGCCTGGTCCTGCCCTCGCTCCTGCCCCAGGACTTATCACGCTTCGACTTTGATGAGTGCGAGGCGGCCACAATGCTGGTATCTCTGGGCAGCTCCCGCTCGGGCACGCCTtccttctctcccatctccaacCAGTCGCCCTTCTCGCCCACACCGTCGCCCTCGCCTTCCCCGCTTTTCGTCTTCCGCCCAGCCACCTTCAGCCCCATCACGGCGCCGCCTTCGCTCACCCCTCGCCGCCACCGCCACCTGAGCGGCACTAAGGTGGGTACGCCGGGCTCGGAGCGCGAGCGCCACCTGACGGGCATCGTACCCACCTTCCAGACCAACCTCACCTTCACTGTGCCCATGAGCCCCAGCAAGCGGAAACTTGATGCCCTTCCCCCGCCCCTGCCCCTCTCTGCCCAGGATTACTCCAAGCCCGACCAGCAGTTAGGGGAGAATATAGGCCTAAGCCCAGCCGCCTTCAGGGTGCTCTCTCCTCAGAGCCAGcccaccaccccctcctccctctccttcccccggCCCCGGAGCGCCACCAGCCGCCCCCCGTCCTCCGCCGCCTCCACCCCCCCGCCAATGCTGGTGtctcccacccctccctccccccttccccaGGACCCCAGCCCCCGCCGCGTCGTGCCCCTGCGAGACTCCCCCGTCATCGTGCGGAACCCCGACGTCCCCCTGGCCAAGTTCACAGATGGACCcctggtgaggaggggaggaggaggccgCTCCTCCAGAGAGCACAGCCAGCCCCTGCACCTTGCCACCGGCCTCCAAGCACCCGTGCCCATCAACGGCGCCGCCACCAATGGCGCAGTCCTCCTGCGAAACCCCGCCTCCACCCTTGTCCTTGTAACATCCTCCCAGTCCCTGACCCCAGCCGTCGCCGGACACCCTGCCCACTCCAGCCCCACCCTCAGTGGTGGCTCCGCCTCCATCTCCTCGACTGGCTCCGCCCTCTCCAGCTCTGGATCAGGAGGtagggagtgggagaggaagcCCGGCGGGCACCAGGACGCCATTGGAGGGGCATTGCCCCAGCCGGTAGCCTGCCACCCCTCTCCAACCGCCCTGCTGCCCCTCATCCTACCAGCTGAGTCCCCTCACCCTGCACCCCGCAAGGACATCATCATTGGACGACCCGGGACAG TATGGACCAATGTGGAGCCTCGTTCAGTGCCAGTGTTTCCTTGGCATTCATTGGTCCCTTTCCTGGAGCCCAGCCAATCGAGTGCGGCTGCCCAGCCCGCTGATGGCCAACAGCTTGTCAATCAGAGCAAAG AGCCCCGTTGTGGGGTGGCCGTAGTGAGTGATGGATGGGTGGGTCCACCAGACGCAGAGCAAGGGTCTCCATCCCGCCCACCACCCTCCTCCAATGACAACGACCCCCCAGCTGGAAGAGCAGAAAGAGGTGGAGCCGACAGCGAGACGGAGAGCGATGCAGACGACCC GTTTTTTCCGGGTGTAGCCAATGATCCTGCCCCGTCTACGGGCCCTATCAAGAGGCGCACTCAGTCCCTCAGCGCCCTTCCCAAAGATGGAGACAGAAAG aggGAAAAAGACCACATTCGGCGGCCGATGAACGCGTTCATGATTTTCAGCAAGCGTCACCGGGCACTGGTTCATCAGAGGCACCCCAACCAGGACAACCGCACGGTCAGCAAGATCCTGGGCGAGTGGTGGTACGCCCTGGGGCCCAAAGAGAAGCAGAAGTACCACGACCTCGCCTTCCAG GTGAAAGAGGCTCACTTCAAGGCCCACCCAGACTGGAAGTGGTGCAACAAGGACAGGAGGAAGTCCATCTCTGAGGGCCGAGAGACCCCAGGGGCCAAAGAGGCACGCGAGAGGAGCATGTCGGAGAGCACAG AGCCTGAGTCAGTCTCTCAGGGAATGGAGGCGAAGGGTGTGGCAGGCCCGGACTGGCCTGGGGGCTCTGAGAGTCATGCGGGGGCCTACAGTGGTCAGCTCCCTCGCCCCCGGGCCTTCTCCCAGAGTGcagtacacagcctggagagGAGGGAGCGGGCCAGAGATGTGGAGAAG TTGTGTCGAGATGGGGCAGGCTCATTCCGCAGCCGCCCCCCTACTCTCTCCCTGACACAGTGTGGGGCCAGCGAGGACGTGACCAGCGACGAGGAGCGCATGGTCATCTGTGAGGAAGAGGGGGACGATGATGTCATGG AGGACTCGTGCCCTGAGGGATCCATAGACCTCAAGTGTAAAGAGAGAGTGACTGACAGTGACGAGGATGAGCCGGATGGACAG CGAGTCTTCCAGCCAGTGGTCCGCTCCTCTCTCCCCTATGCCACCAGCACCTCCCACGCCGACTCTCACTCCGACTCTACCAAGGGGAACACAGGGGGGAGCACTGGAGAGAGCTCTGAGAGGAAGAGAAaacgagggatggagggaggagaagagggaagtggAGAATCcaaaagaggaggtggaggggggcagGTTCCCTCTAATTCCATCCCTGGATCGGTGCCCTTCACCTCGACCGCCGCTCTGGGTTATGGACTCACCCAGGTGCTCGGTGCAGTCCGGATGGCCCCCACCATGGTGACCAATGTGGTATGCCCCATCGCCAGCACGCCCATCCCTATCACCAGCAAGCCAATGGAAGGCCCCATCGCCCTCAGTGCCCTCCCTGGGGAGAAGAAAGCCACGCTTCTGATTGGTGGACCGGGAGCAGTAGGTGGGCCTAACACAGCAGGGG cCCAAGCCCAGTCTCCAGTCTTGCAGAGCAAGATGTTGGTTCCCATGGCAACAGTGAGAACAGGCTCTACTCCTCCTCAGCCCATCTCCCACGTGGCCCCTCCCCTTCCTGTGCAAAATGGTGCTCTACCAGGAAACAAG ATCATCCACATCGCCCCCATGACAATGGTCCAGACAAATGTCCACCCTGCTGGagcagtgcatgctgggagtccCTTCCCTGTATCCATGGCAACAGCCACTGTGATGACTCCGGGCATCAAACCCCCTCAGACTGTATTGCTGACGTCGCCTCCAACAAG GATCACTTATGTCCAATCCAGCACTGGAGTGGTCTCCACGGCAACGGTCcaggcccctctctctccaggaccCGCCTACCTGCCGTCGTCCCTGACGTCTCTGGGCTTCACCGCCATTGCTCCGGCCGGCCAAGCCCTGATGCAGCCTCTCGTAGCGGGCCAACCGCCCTTGCTAGCCCCAGCCCTTTCCCCTGGAGCCCCTGGGACGGGACGTCAACTCCTCACCGCCATCTACCCGGCCCCAAGCATCACCCTAGCGTCAGGTGTGGTCGCCATGACCTCCGTGCCCCCCAATTTGGCTCAAGAAGTGTCTGGCCAATCATCAGCCTCGGCTGTCGGCGTGCAGGGTTCAAAGGACGTTACCCGGTCACTTGAAGAGGGAATGCCACACCTGACTGCAGAGTTGGAGCAAAAGTCACAGGTGGAGGGCCAGGCCCAACGGAAGAACAAGGCTCAGATAAAGAAAGAGAATACGACGGAGGATGTCGAGGCATATAGCAAACCTGGTGCTAACTCAATGGCTATGTCCAGCAGCAATATACCAACAG GGAGTGAAGAAGACGGTGGTCGAGCCAGCCACATGAAAGAAGAGAATACGGACGATGACCGAGATTATGccagagggaatggagagagggagagggagataaagaaggAGAGTGGGACGCCTGAACCAGAGGAGTCCAGGGAGGCAGAGGATTGGCCCCATGAGGGCCACAACAAAGGGGACAGTGGCAATGGGGGCCACAGCAAAGAG gctggaCCGAGGGAACCTCTCCACCCTACCACAGGACTggaccctcctccacctcccccacaGACTGACAGGGACACGCCCCCCTCAGCCAAGAAGACCAAATTCCGCCCCCCGCCGCTCAAAAAGCCCTCAGACGCCATTGAAAA